A single genomic interval of Pseudochaenichthys georgianus chromosome 3, fPseGeo1.2, whole genome shotgun sequence harbors:
- the LOC117467434 gene encoding putative nuclease HARBI1, protein MASPFVDDTVELGARIVRGALRRERIFRERLNPLAFPEEYLYERYRFSSEGLTYLCQLLEPYIANATHRSCALTVPPTLCIALRYFATGSFLYAVGDAENLSKNAVCRAIHKVAHALTGLVESFVVFPGICPTQTIKERFYSMAGFPRVLGCIDCTHVPISASLGENEGDYVNRKSIHSLNIQATCDHRGIITSLVAKWPGSVHDSRIFAESSLCHKLEQGLFSGVLLGDRGYACQPFLMTPYPDPGEGPQTSFNVAHAKTRVQIEMTFGILKARFTCLRGLRVAPERACRIITACVVLHNIATMRKERAPPADPQPPDVVDPITLDYPTGRAVRDAIALTFAQ, encoded by the exons ATGGCGTCACCATTTGTAGATGACACCGTGGAGCTTGGAGCTCGGATTGTGAGAGGCGCTCTCAGACGGGAGAGGATTTTTAGGGAAAGACTAAACCCTTTGGCTTTCCCTGAAGAGTATTTGTATGAAAGATACAGGTTCTCATCAGAAGGGCTGACTTATCTGTGTCAGCTCCTCGAGCCATATATTGCTAATGCCACACATCGGAGTTGTGCTCTTACAGTACCGCCGACTTTATGTATCGCGTTGCGCTACTTTGCAACCGGCAGTTTTTTGTATGCCGTGGGGGATGCAGAGAATCTCAGCAAAAATGCAGTCTGCCGTGCTATACATAAGGTCGCACATGCTCTGACAGGGCTCGTAGAGTCctttgttgtgtttcctggcATATGTCCCACGCAGACGATCAAAGAGAGATTTTACAGCATGGCAG GGTTTCCCAGGGTGCTTGGCTGTATCGACTGCACACACGTACCGATCTCTGCGTCCCTGGGAGAAAATGAAGGCGACTATGTCAATCGCAAATCCATCCACAGCCTCAACATTCAG GCCACATGTGACCACAGGGGTATAATCACCAGCCTTGTGGCAAAGTGGCCTGGGTCAGTTCATGACTCGAGGATCTTCGCAGAGTCTTCACTGTGTCACAAACTCGAGCAGG GGCTCTTCAGTGGAGTGCTGCTCGGGGACAGGGGTTATGCCTGCCAGCCATTCCTTATGACCCCGTATCCTGACCCTGGTGAAGGGCCACAAACCAGTTTCAATGTGGCCCATGCCAAAACCAGGGTCCAGATCGAAATGACATTTGGCATACTGAAGGCCAGATTCACCTGCCTGCGGGGGCTCAGAGTGGCCCCTGAAAGAGCATGCCGCATCATTACGGCCTGTGTTGTGCTGCACAACATTGCCACAATGAGGAAGGAGAGGGCCCCTCCTGCAGACCCCCAACCTCCTGATGTGGTAGACCCCATCACCCTGGACTACCCTACTGGCAGGGCTGTCAGAGATGCCATCGCATTGACatttgcacaataa